In Pedobacter heparinus DSM 2366, the following are encoded in one genomic region:
- a CDS encoding TonB-dependent receptor, translating into MIKIITNCIALVLLSASLSFAQTGNIKGSVKTSDGKPAELVTVNIKGTGKTALTDKRGAYQLKGIKPGTYSLIATFIGLLKQEQTVEVRTGEATAADFILNENSDQLQEVIISSRNVNKVTASIAKMPLKNLENPQVYSSVSSEILKQQAISNYDDAMRNIPGISRTWESTGRGGDGASYFALRGFEAQPSLINGLPGLTSGNLDPASVEDIQVMKGPSGTLFGASFYGYGGIINTITKKPYDHFGGEVAYNFGSFGLNRITADINAPLSKTEKIALRVNTAYHTENSFQDAGFKKSFYIAPSLAYEVNDRLSFHVFTEILQEERAVAPVFFNSNRDTTLIFKNLKELNLNRNLSFTSNDVGIKNPRYNLQGQMLYKLSDHWTSQTVISRGNVKSDGYYTYIWDDAYLETGGANRDNYFDQYFHKEQQTTNTTDIQQNFNADFKIGNLRNRLLIGLDYYSRNVIDNGSGWAAVRQITPQSSEVELDKDGHEIDPVFLTQAVVDKALAEAGGGSHTNIKNSISSAYVSNVLNFTPSLSVMASLRMDYFDSKGDINKPKDPTDAYHQLTLSPKFGVVFQPVLDKVSVFANYMNAFFNVNPREVFDDNKVSQGVRSFKPEQANQWEFGVKANLFADKLFATFSVYDIKVSNRVYDTPITAVQGGKTGSKGFDFDLSANPFPGFNVIAGVSHSSIKVLKGNTGTPTDFYNEVGRSPGGQGPQDLANLWATYKFGYGKLKDFGIGLGGNYAGVYKVIDNSVTGVFELPGYTLINASLFYNSDKYRFTFNMNNLTNEDYYIGYWSVNPQKPRNFAASFAYKF; encoded by the coding sequence ATGATAAAAATCATTACCAATTGTATAGCCTTGGTCTTACTTTCTGCAAGTCTGTCCTTTGCACAAACAGGAAATATCAAAGGTTCCGTAAAAACTTCAGATGGAAAGCCAGCTGAACTGGTGACGGTAAACATTAAAGGCACAGGAAAAACAGCGTTGACCGATAAAAGGGGAGCGTATCAGCTAAAGGGCATTAAGCCGGGTACATATAGCTTAATTGCAACATTTATCGGTTTGTTAAAACAGGAACAGACGGTTGAAGTGAGAACCGGTGAAGCAACAGCAGCCGACTTTATCCTGAACGAAAATTCGGATCAGTTGCAAGAAGTGATCATATCTTCAAGAAATGTAAATAAAGTAACAGCTTCGATAGCAAAAATGCCTCTAAAAAACCTGGAAAACCCACAGGTGTATAGTTCTGTTTCTTCAGAAATATTGAAACAACAAGCCATTAGTAACTATGATGATGCGATGCGGAACATCCCTGGGATATCGAGAACGTGGGAATCTACAGGAAGGGGTGGTGATGGCGCCTCTTATTTTGCCTTACGTGGTTTTGAAGCACAGCCAAGCCTGATCAATGGGTTGCCGGGCTTAACCAGCGGTAACCTGGATCCTGCCAGTGTAGAAGATATACAGGTAATGAAAGGCCCTTCAGGTACCTTATTTGGCGCAAGCTTTTATGGCTATGGCGGGATCATCAATACCATTACCAAAAAACCTTATGATCACTTTGGTGGGGAAGTGGCCTACAATTTTGGAAGTTTTGGATTAAACCGGATTACGGCAGACATTAATGCGCCTTTGAGTAAAACGGAAAAAATAGCACTGCGTGTAAACACGGCCTACCATACAGAAAATAGTTTCCAGGATGCAGGGTTTAAAAAATCTTTTTACATTGCGCCGAGTTTAGCTTATGAGGTGAATGACCGGCTTTCTTTTCATGTTTTTACTGAGATTTTGCAAGAAGAAAGGGCAGTTGCACCGGTATTTTTCAACTCCAATAGAGACACTACACTCATTTTTAAAAACCTGAAGGAGTTGAACCTGAACAGGAACCTCTCTTTTACCAGTAATGATGTTGGGATAAAGAATCCGAGGTATAACCTTCAGGGCCAGATGCTGTACAAATTGTCGGATCACTGGACCTCACAAACTGTGATTTCCAGAGGAAATGTAAAATCAGATGGCTATTATACCTATATCTGGGATGACGCATATCTGGAGACAGGAGGTGCCAACAGGGATAATTATTTTGACCAGTATTTCCACAAAGAACAGCAAACTACCAATACCACAGACATACAGCAAAATTTTAATGCTGATTTTAAGATCGGAAACCTGAGAAACCGGCTGTTGATAGGCCTGGATTATTACAGCCGCAATGTGATTGACAATGGCTCTGGATGGGCAGCTGTAAGACAGATTACTCCTCAAAGCAGCGAAGTTGAACTTGATAAAGATGGCCATGAAATTGACCCGGTATTTTTAACCCAGGCGGTGGTAGACAAAGCATTGGCAGAGGCCGGGGGTGGAAGCCACACCAATATTAAAAACAGTATATCTAGTGCTTATGTATCGAACGTGCTTAATTTTACCCCTTCGTTAAGTGTAATGGCTAGCCTTAGGATGGATTATTTTGATTCTAAAGGCGATATCAACAAGCCTAAAGATCCTACAGATGCTTATCACCAGTTGACGCTGTCGCCTAAATTTGGCGTGGTTTTTCAGCCTGTTCTGGATAAGGTATCTGTTTTTGCGAATTATATGAACGCATTTTTTAATGTAAATCCACGTGAAGTATTTGATGATAATAAAGTAAGCCAGGGCGTAAGGTCATTTAAGCCGGAACAGGCCAACCAATGGGAATTTGGTGTGAAAGCCAATCTGTTTGCTGATAAGTTGTTTGCCACTTTCTCTGTATATGACATTAAGGTATCAAACAGGGTTTATGATACGCCCATTACTGCTGTGCAAGGTGGAAAAACAGGAAGTAAAGGTTTTGATTTTGATTTAAGTGCAAATCCTTTTCCTGGTTTTAATGTGATTGCAGGAGTTAGCCATTCGAGCATTAAGGTGCTTAAAGGTAATACAGGTACGCCTACAGATTTTTACAACGAGGTGGGCAGAAGTCCGGGCGGACAAGGCCCTCAGGACCTGGCCAATTTATGGGCCACCTATAAATTTGGCTATGGCAAATTGAAAGACTTTGGTATTGGGTTAGGCGGAAACTATGCCGGGGTATATAAAGTAATAGACAATAGTGTAACGGGAGTTTTTGAATTGCCAGGTTATACCCTGATCAATGCCAGTTTATTTTATAATTCAGATAAATACAGGTTTACTTTTAATATGAACAACCTGACCAACGAAGATTACTATATTGGTTACTGGTCTGTTAACCCGCAGAAACCAAGAAACTTTGCTGCTAGTTTTGCTTACAAGTTTTAA
- a CDS encoding prolipoprotein diacylglyceryl transferase, with translation MTFPVQFTIFGETYHWHYIFEVIAFFVGVRLYYFLKKGIKDPISDEDRLWIMLGAMLGALIGSRIVAVLEDPAHIRQISFFTLYQSKTIVGGLLGGLFGVELIKKIIGVKIASGDIYVVPIIVALFIGRIGCFLMGVDEPVFGKETSFFMGMDLGDGLKRHPVALYEMIYMVLLLLFFIGIRKKELLNGDRFKLFMVLYFSYRFGIEFIKSYQSLVLNLSSIHWSALFILLYYYKFIIRIVKQL, from the coding sequence TTGACTTTCCCTGTTCAGTTTACTATTTTCGGTGAAACCTATCACTGGCACTACATTTTTGAAGTGATTGCCTTTTTTGTGGGAGTACGGCTTTACTATTTTTTAAAGAAAGGGATTAAAGATCCTATTTCTGATGAGGATCGGTTGTGGATTATGTTAGGTGCAATGCTTGGAGCCCTGATTGGTTCGCGAATAGTTGCTGTACTGGAAGACCCCGCGCATATAAGGCAGATCAGCTTTTTTACCTTATACCAGAGTAAAACCATAGTGGGGGGCTTGCTGGGCGGTTTGTTTGGGGTTGAACTGATCAAAAAGATCATCGGGGTAAAAATAGCCTCAGGTGATATTTATGTTGTTCCCATAATTGTAGCACTGTTTATAGGTCGGATAGGTTGTTTCCTGATGGGGGTTGATGAGCCGGTATTTGGCAAGGAAACCTCTTTTTTTATGGGAATGGACCTGGGGGACGGCTTAAAAAGACATCCTGTAGCGCTATATGAAATGATTTATATGGTGCTGTTGCTCCTCTTTTTTATTGGGATAAGAAAGAAAGAGCTGCTGAATGGCGACCGCTTCAAGCTATTTATGGTACTGTATTTTTCGTATCGTTTTGGTATTGAATTTATTAAGTCTTACCAGTCGCTGGTGTTAAATTTAAGCAGCATCCATTGGTCTGCTTTGTTTATATTGCTGTATTATTATAAATTCATCATCCGCATTGTGAAACAATTATGA
- a CDS encoding PepSY-associated TM helix domain-containing protein, producing the protein MKAKTIKKWFDVHKWTSLICTVFLLMLCLTGLPLIFYEEIDHLLGRELELPAVAPGTPAISKDVVLEEAVKQVPVKAVKYVSWDLKEHPGQMFVVVADSSEAPVQADHYLTMNEYTAKVMATPPNEMDFMLVMYYLHVEMLAGIPGKLFLGLMGLLFIVAIVSGVVLYGPIMRRFDFGMIRTEKSLRLRWLDLHNLLGIVTLAWASVVGLTGVINTLVDPALDRWKASQLAEMVAGYKDKPKVTGTLSSLDAAVKTAKAAAPGMDVSFVAYPGTLYSSKYHYAVYMTGTTPLTSRIIKPALIDAKTGELTAIRDLPWYLKTIFISQPFHFGDYGGMPMKVLWAIFDIATIIVLISGIYLWLARRKSRSAQLKRLTGESGSLTLSTVHENAEKK; encoded by the coding sequence ATGAAAGCTAAAACAATAAAGAAGTGGTTTGATGTTCATAAATGGACCAGTCTGATATGTACGGTCTTTTTGCTCATGCTGTGCCTGACGGGTTTGCCGCTTATATTTTATGAGGAAATTGACCATTTGCTGGGCAGGGAACTGGAATTGCCTGCCGTTGCGCCCGGAACACCGGCAATTTCGAAAGATGTTGTGCTGGAAGAGGCTGTAAAACAGGTGCCCGTAAAGGCGGTGAAGTATGTGTCATGGGACCTGAAGGAGCACCCTGGTCAGATGTTTGTTGTGGTGGCAGACTCAAGTGAGGCACCTGTTCAGGCCGACCATTATTTGACAATGAATGAGTATACGGCAAAGGTAATGGCCACGCCGCCTAATGAAATGGACTTCATGCTGGTGATGTATTACCTCCATGTTGAAATGCTGGCAGGTATACCCGGTAAACTTTTTCTGGGTTTAATGGGCTTACTTTTTATTGTGGCCATCGTTTCGGGTGTGGTGTTATACGGTCCGATCATGAGGCGTTTTGATTTTGGTATGATCCGTACGGAGAAATCATTAAGGTTGAGATGGCTGGACCTGCATAACCTGCTTGGAATTGTAACACTGGCCTGGGCATCGGTTGTAGGGCTTACGGGAGTGATCAATACACTGGTAGATCCGGCACTGGACAGATGGAAGGCAAGTCAGCTTGCTGAAATGGTTGCCGGATACAAGGATAAACCAAAGGTAACAGGCACATTAAGTTCCCTGGATGCAGCTGTTAAAACAGCTAAGGCTGCAGCGCCCGGCATGGATGTGTCTTTTGTAGCTTATCCGGGTACGCTATATTCCAGTAAATATCATTATGCGGTGTACATGACAGGGACTACTCCCTTAACTTCAAGGATCATTAAGCCCGCTTTAATAGATGCCAAAACAGGGGAGCTGACAGCTATTCGTGATCTTCCCTGGTACCTGAAAACAATCTTTATCTCTCAGCCTTTTCATTTTGGCGATTATGGGGGAATGCCTATGAAGGTGCTTTGGGCTATTTTTGATATCGCTACCATTATCGTATTGATTTCAGGGATTTATCTCTGGCTTGCCAGGCGCAAATCGAGGTCCGCACAGCTGAAAAGACTGACGGGGGAATCCGGATCGTTAACTTTATCAACCGTTCATGAAAATGCAGAAAAAAAATAG
- a CDS encoding superoxide dismutase: METNTRRNFIKNTLTASLAVAIGTPVLLEGGTAAAAGLAAEEKYTGAALKFTQLPLKYAYNALEPNIDALTMEIHYTKHHTAYIKNVNDAIAAENIPYATEKEFFDNASKLSAKARNNGGGAWNHNFFFETLKSGPSAGPQGKLKAAIDKTFGSYDKFKEQFSAAAASRFGSGWAWLVNDKGTLKITSTANQDNPLFDNAEVKGTPLLGLDVWEHAYYLKYQNKRPDYISNWWNVVDWDVVAKRLK; encoded by the coding sequence ATGGAAACAAACACGCGTAGAAATTTTATTAAAAATACATTAACTGCTTCTTTGGCTGTTGCCATAGGGACACCTGTTCTGTTAGAAGGGGGCACTGCTGCGGCTGCGGGCCTTGCTGCTGAAGAAAAATATACAGGTGCTGCATTGAAGTTTACGCAGCTTCCTTTAAAATATGCATACAATGCTTTAGAGCCTAATATTGATGCGTTAACTATGGAAATTCATTATACCAAGCACCATACGGCTTATATTAAGAATGTAAACGATGCCATTGCAGCTGAAAATATACCTTATGCAACAGAAAAAGAATTTTTTGACAATGCTTCCAAACTTTCGGCCAAGGCACGTAACAATGGTGGTGGTGCCTGGAACCATAATTTCTTTTTTGAAACATTAAAATCAGGCCCTTCGGCCGGCCCGCAGGGAAAACTGAAAGCTGCTATAGATAAAACCTTTGGTTCTTATGATAAATTTAAAGAACAGTTTTCGGCAGCTGCAGCTTCGCGTTTTGGCTCTGGGTGGGCCTGGCTGGTAAATGATAAAGGAACTTTAAAAATTACTTCCACAGCCAATCAGGACAATCCTTTATTTGACAATGCAGAGGTAAAAGGTACACCTTTGCTGGGACTTGATGTTTGGGAACATGCTTACTATTTAAAATATCAGAATAAACGTCCGGATTATATTTCTAACTGGTGGAATGTAGTAGATTGGGATGTAGTAGCAAAAAGGTTAAAATAA
- the rpsT gene encoding 30S ribosomal protein S20, with protein MANHKSSLKRIRANAAKRLRNRYQAKTTRTFIKRLRAAEDKKTGLELLPKVVSMLDRLAKKNVIHKNKAANNKSKLTKFVNGLK; from the coding sequence ATGGCAAATCATAAATCTTCACTAAAAAGAATTAGAGCTAACGCAGCTAAACGTTTACGTAACAGGTATCAGGCAAAAACAACGCGTACGTTTATCAAAAGATTGCGTGCTGCAGAAGATAAAAAAACAGGATTAGAATTACTTCCTAAAGTAGTTTCTATGCTGGATCGTTTGGCCAAAAAGAATGTGATCCATAAAAACAAAGCAGCTAACAATAAATCTAAGCTGACTAAATTTGTTAATGGCTTAAAATAA
- a CDS encoding radical SAM protein, with product MKVRDYIYYDYTKSLCPECLQLCDAKIVFQDAKVFMLKNCRTHGDSKVMIADDVEYYKQIRNYNKQSEMPLKFNTKVHYGCPYDCGLCTDHEQHSCLTIIEVTDRCNLSCPTCYAMSSPNYGRHRSLEEINKMMDVVVANEGEPDVVQLSGGEPTVHPDFFRILDLAKTKPIKHLMVNTNGIRIAKDIGFVEKLATYMPDFEIYLQFDSFSAEVLEKLRGEDLTEVRKKAIDHLNQFNVSTTLVVTLQKGVNDHEIGDILNYALKQKCVRGVTFQPTQVAGRNDNYNDQQGRITLTEVRRKIYEQYPLFTPQDLIPVPCNPDALCMAYALKLDDEVIPMTHLVNPEDLLNNSKNTIVFEHDERLKEHLLNLFSTGVSVDCAEGTFGELMCCLPRVQSDHLNYNNLFRIIIMNFMDPLDFDVRAVKKSCVHIVSDKMKIIPFETMNIFYRDHKIDTIREKLNLN from the coding sequence ATGAAAGTAAGAGATTATATTTATTACGATTATACCAAAAGTTTGTGCCCGGAATGTTTACAGCTCTGTGATGCCAAAATTGTGTTTCAGGACGCAAAGGTATTTATGCTGAAGAACTGCAGAACGCATGGTGACAGTAAGGTAATGATTGCTGATGATGTGGAATATTATAAACAGATCAGGAATTATAACAAACAGTCGGAAATGCCTTTAAAATTTAATACAAAGGTGCATTATGGCTGTCCCTATGATTGTGGCCTTTGTACAGATCATGAACAGCATTCCTGTTTAACCATTATAGAGGTAACCGACCGATGTAATTTAAGCTGCCCGACCTGTTATGCCATGTCTTCGCCAAATTATGGCCGGCACCGTAGCCTGGAAGAGATCAATAAAATGATGGATGTAGTGGTGGCCAATGAAGGAGAACCGGATGTGGTACAACTTTCCGGTGGAGAGCCTACTGTACATCCCGATTTTTTCAGGATATTGGACCTGGCTAAAACCAAGCCCATCAAGCACCTGATGGTGAATACCAATGGGATCAGGATTGCGAAGGATATTGGTTTTGTAGAGAAGCTTGCAACTTATATGCCCGATTTTGAGATTTACCTGCAGTTTGACAGTTTTAGTGCTGAGGTGCTGGAAAAATTGCGTGGGGAGGACTTAACGGAAGTAAGGAAAAAGGCAATCGACCATTTAAACCAGTTTAATGTATCGACCACCCTGGTAGTCACTCTTCAGAAAGGGGTAAATGATCATGAAATTGGCGATATTCTGAATTATGCCCTAAAGCAGAAATGCGTGCGGGGGGTAACTTTTCAGCCAACCCAAGTTGCGGGAAGGAATGACAATTATAACGACCAGCAGGGCAGGATCACCTTGACAGAAGTACGGCGGAAAATTTATGAGCAATATCCTTTATTTACCCCTCAGGATCTGATTCCGGTGCCCTGCAACCCGGATGCCCTTTGTATGGCCTATGCATTAAAGCTGGATGATGAAGTGATCCCGATGACACATCTGGTTAATCCGGAAGACCTGCTGAACAATTCAAAGAACACGATTGTATTTGAACACGATGAAAGGTTAAAAGAACATCTGCTCAATTTGTTCAGCACGGGCGTCTCAGTTGATTGTGCAGAAGGTACCTTTGGTGAACTGATGTGCTGTTTGCCGAGGGTACAGTCGGACCATTTAAATTACAATAACCTGTTTAGGATTATCATCATGAACTTTATGGATCCACTTGATTTTGACGTGCGGGCCGTTAAAAAATCATGTGTGCACATTGTGAGCGATAAGATGAAGATCATTCCTTTTGAGACCATGAACATTTTCTACCGTGATCATAAAATAGATACCATCCGTGAAAAATTAAATCTCAATTAA
- the radC gene encoding RadC family protein yields MKPYTEKLGIKLWAEADRPREKLLLNGRRHLTDAELIAILIGSGNKNETAVDLSKRVLLFYNNDLDALGKASVKDLSKFKGIGGAKAISIVAALELGRRRKETEGRDVVKVFSSKDAFEALIPVFADLNHEEFWILILNQANYIIGKQLISKGGMAGTVADPKVIFKTALEHNATSIILAHNHPSGNLKPSAQDLSITKKMVEAGKMLDLPVLDHLIVTNKLFFSFGDEGLI; encoded by the coding sequence ATGAAGCCATATACGGAGAAATTAGGTATTAAACTATGGGCAGAAGCCGACAGGCCCCGAGAAAAATTATTGCTGAATGGAAGGCGGCACCTTACCGATGCAGAGTTGATAGCCATTTTAATCGGTTCGGGTAATAAGAACGAAACGGCGGTTGACCTGAGTAAGCGGGTGCTTTTGTTTTATAATAACGACCTGGACGCCTTGGGTAAGGCCTCGGTAAAAGACCTTTCTAAGTTTAAAGGGATTGGCGGGGCAAAAGCAATTTCCATAGTGGCGGCTTTGGAGCTGGGCCGGAGAAGAAAAGAAACCGAAGGGCGGGATGTGGTTAAAGTGTTTTCTTCAAAAGATGCCTTTGAAGCTTTGATTCCGGTATTTGCCGACCTGAACCATGAGGAGTTTTGGATATTGATCTTAAACCAGGCCAATTATATCATCGGCAAACAGCTGATCAGCAAGGGTGGAATGGCCGGTACAGTAGCAGATCCGAAGGTTATCTTTAAAACTGCGCTGGAACATAATGCCACTTCTATTATTCTGGCACACAACCATCCTTCGGGCAACCTGAAGCCGAGTGCGCAGGACCTGAGCATCACTAAAAAAATGGTTGAAGCCGGTAAAATGCTGGATTTACCAGTGCTTGACCATCTGATTGTAACGAATAAATTATTTTTTAGTTTTGGGGATGAGGGCTTAATTTAA
- a CDS encoding endonuclease/exonuclease/phosphatase family protein, translating into MKIKIQLCMAMLLLVVTVKAQRKPADYINVMSYNIRYNNDKDGENAWPNRKDEVKALVRFHDADILCVQEALALQADQLLENTNYEMAGVGRTDGKREGEFSAVYFDKTRFVKKDGGTFWLSDTPEKPSKGWDAAIVRICTWVRLYDKWNKKEFMVFNTHYDHVGVQARIESAKLIKKKIQEIAPALPVVLTGDLNVTPETEAITTIKTFLTDSKEVSEEPAYGPEGTFNGFKFNAPLKEKIDYIFINRGFKVQKFAVLTDSKNQRYPSDHLPIMARLFFK; encoded by the coding sequence ATGAAGATCAAGATTCAATTGTGTATGGCTATGCTGTTGCTGGTGGTAACGGTAAAGGCCCAACGGAAACCCGCTGATTATATCAATGTAATGAGTTATAACATTCGTTATAACAATGATAAAGATGGGGAGAATGCCTGGCCAAACAGAAAAGATGAGGTAAAGGCACTCGTAAGGTTTCATGATGCCGATATTTTATGTGTGCAGGAGGCCCTGGCTTTGCAGGCAGACCAGTTGCTGGAAAATACAAATTACGAAATGGCCGGTGTAGGGCGCACTGACGGAAAACGTGAAGGGGAATTTTCTGCTGTTTATTTTGACAAAACCAGATTTGTTAAAAAGGATGGAGGTACCTTCTGGCTGTCGGATACGCCCGAAAAACCATCTAAAGGCTGGGATGCAGCCATAGTAAGGATCTGTACCTGGGTCAGGCTATATGACAAATGGAATAAGAAGGAATTTATGGTTTTTAATACCCATTACGACCATGTTGGTGTACAGGCCAGAATTGAATCGGCCAAACTTATTAAAAAGAAGATCCAGGAAATTGCACCAGCTTTGCCGGTCGTTTTAACAGGTGATCTAAACGTTACACCTGAAACAGAAGCCATAACTACCATAAAAACTTTTTTAACGGATAGCAAAGAAGTGTCGGAAGAGCCAGCTTATGGGCCGGAGGGAACCTTTAACGGCTTTAAGTTTAATGCCCCGCTTAAAGAGAAAATTGATTATATCTTTATAAATAGAGGTTTTAAGGTGCAAAAGTTTGCCGTGCTTACCGATAGTAAAAACCAACGCTATCCATCCGATCACCTGCCTATCATGGCGCGTCTGTTTTTTAAGTAA
- a CDS encoding GIN domain-containing protein, whose translation MKTLTKTLFATVFAAILLTSSSIATLAAGKIELVKPAKGFKKIWVSGNVKIILTQSEKEGVFVGEDFNAEKTSVLSKGETLYVNSFERQQVIIRVAMKDLLRIQAAGMAVVVTDNNFNLKCLQVILSQSAVAKVNAVTGSLYTNISDDAKLRMSGTTDQHTLIASNPKNVRFDNFVCLGVNQQDTLLALAVKSRL comes from the coding sequence ATGAAAACCCTTACAAAAACATTATTCGCAACAGTATTCGCAGCAATACTTTTAACCTCTTCATCTATAGCAACCTTAGCTGCAGGTAAAATAGAGCTTGTAAAACCTGCCAAAGGATTTAAAAAAATATGGGTGAGCGGAAACGTTAAAATCATATTGACACAAAGTGAAAAAGAAGGCGTATTTGTAGGTGAGGACTTTAACGCTGAAAAAACATCAGTGTTGAGTAAGGGAGAAACATTATATGTCAATTCTTTCGAGCGTCAGCAGGTGATCATCAGGGTTGCTATGAAAGATCTGCTTAGGATACAGGCGGCGGGAATGGCAGTAGTGGTTACAGATAACAATTTTAATTTAAAATGTTTGCAGGTGATATTAAGCCAGAGTGCTGTTGCAAAAGTAAATGCTGTAACAGGGAGTTTGTACACCAATATAAGTGACGATGCCAAATTAAGAATGAGTGGCACGACAGATCAGCATACTTTAATTGCCAGTAACCCGAAAAATGTGAGGTTTGATAATTTTGTATGTCTGGGTGTAAATCAGCAAGATACACTGCTGGCACTGGCAGTTAAAAGTAGATTGTAA